A window of the Thalassophryne amazonica chromosome 11, fThaAma1.1, whole genome shotgun sequence genome harbors these coding sequences:
- the LOC117520460 gene encoding protocadherin beta-16-like: MRRQMLLFFSIVYFSSASGQASYSVPEEMPRGSFIGDVVQDLGLDVKRFQMGKARIYSGDSAELVELNKERGVLLVKQRIDREAICAQTTPCALHFQIILENPMEFYSITLEVTDVNDNAPHFNRGEMKFNISESVASGAVFLLQQAKDLDVGVNGLQTYLLKPSDNFALRLQNQADGSKMVEMVLQKPLDREKQDHLSLVLTAGDGGAPQLSGTVKIKVNVLDINDNAPVFTQKIYKSTLKENSLSGTHVVTVSAFDADEGSNSKISYGIMNLLDVSDLFDINRESGKVTLIGQTDFEKKRQYQIYVQASDGGLTDSCKIIVEITDTNDNSPVINVISMSSAIKEDVPARTVVSMINVQDPDSDKNGKVHCYINENIPFTISSTSNNFFSLTTNGDLDRERSSEYNITVTCSDEGVPSLSSSVTLTLQISDVNDNAPVFEKSSYEAYVVENNTPGLSIFTVKATDADWNQNAHVSYILEDSSVNGVSVSSYVSVSADSGVIHAVHSLDYEQIKDFQFHVKAQDGGSPPLSSNVTVKIVIQDQNDNAPQVLYPVQTGGSVVAEMVPRSADVGYLVTKVVAVDVDSGQNAWLSYKLQKATDRALFEVGLQNGEIRTIRQVTDKDAVKQRLTVFVEDNGQPSRSATVIVNVAVADSYPEVLSEFTDFTHDKEYNDNLTFYLVLALAVVSFLFITCLVVIISVKIYRWRQSHILYHSSLPVIPYYPPRYSDTLGTRTLPHMYNYEVCRTTDSRKSDCKFGTAGSQNVLIMDPSSTGTMQRIQSEKNILDEPDSPLEVSHLRFLLTPKPISYVAVTFGKQQFCCPSAVSTLDSGIVVFSRLFLE, translated from the coding sequence ATGAGACGGCAGATGCTCCTTTTTTTCTCGATCGTATATTTCAGTTCTGCGTCCGGACAGGCGAGCTACTCGGTTCCAGAAGAAATGCCACGGGGATCCTTTATAGGTGATGTTGTGCAGGATTTAGGTTTAGATGTGAAGAGATTCCAAATGGGGAAAGCTCGTATCTATAGTGGAGACAGCGCGGAGTTGGTGGAATTGAATAAAGAAAGAGGAGTCCTCCTGGTTAAGCAGAGAATAGACAGAGAGGCGATCTGCGCGCAGACGACGCCCTGCGCTTTGCATTTTCAGATTATTCTGGAGAATCCGATGGAATTTTACAGCATAACCCTCGAGGTTACAGACGTGAATGACAACGCCCCCCATTTTAACAGAGGTGAGATGAAATTTAATATCAGCGAGTCAGTTGCGTCGGGAGCCGTGTTTTTACTGCAGCAAGCAAAAGATCTGGACGTGGGTGTGAACGGCCTTCAAACGTATTTGTTAAAACCAAGTGATAATTTTGCATTAAGACTGCAAAATCAAGCGGATGGGAGCAAAATGGTGGAAATGGTTTTGCAGAAACCGTTAGATCGAGAAAAACAAGATCATTTGTCTCTCGTATTAACTGCAGGGGACGGAGGAGCGCCGCAGCTCTCTGGCACTGTGAAGATCAAAGTAAATGTGCTTGATATTAATGATAACGCTCCGGTTTTTACGCAGAAAATCTACAAATCCACCTTAAAAGAAAACTCACTGTCGGGAACGCATGTAGTGACGGTTAGTGCGTTTGACGCAGATGAAGGTTCCAACAGTAAAATATCATATGGAATAATGAATTTACTCGATGTGTCCGACTTATTTGACATAAACAGAGAGAGTGGTAAAGTTACACTGATCGGACAGACGGACTTTGAAAAAAAGCGACAATATCAAATTTATGTACAAGCCAGCGACGGAGGATTAACTGATTCGTGTAAAATTATTGTGGAAATAACAGACACAAACGACAACTCTCCTGTTATAAATGTCATATCAATGTCAAGTGCGATTAAAGAGGATGTGCCAGCGAGGACTGTGGTGTCTATGATAAATGTTCAAGATCCAGACTCAGACAAAAATGGCAAAGTTCACTGTTATATTAATGAGAACATTCCATTTACTATTTCATCAACCTCAAACAATTTCTTCAGTTTAACGACAAATGGCGATTTAGACAGAGAGAGATCCTCTGAGTATAACATCACAGTGACCTGCTCTGATGAGGGAGTGCCCTCCCTCTCCAGCAGCGTCACTCTGACCTTACAGATCTCAGATGTGAATGATAACGCGCCTGTCTTTGAGAAGAGCTCATATGAGGCCTACGTTGTAGAAAACAACACACCAGGCCTCTCTATATTCACAGTGAAAGCCACAGACGCTGACTGGAACCAGAACGCGCACGTTTCTTACATACTGGAGGACTCCTCTGTTAACGGAGTGTCCGTCTCCTCATATGTGTCAGTTAGTGCTGATAGTGGAGTCATCCACGCAGTGCACTCTTTGGACTACGAGCAGATCAAGGACTTCCAGTTCCACGTCAaagcgcaggatggaggctccccTCCACTCAGTAGTAACGTGACTGTGAAAATAGTGATCCAGGACCAGAACGACAACGCCCCTCAGGTTCTGTACCCGGTCCAGACTGGAGGCTCTGTGGTGGCTGAGATGGTTCCTCGTTCAGCAGATGTGGGCTATCTGGTAACTAAAGTGGTGGCTGTTGATGTGGACTCTGGTCAGAATGCCTGGCTCTCCTATAAACTGCAGAAAGCCACAGACAGGGCGCTGTTTGAAGTGGGTTTACAGAATGGAGAAATAAGAACTATCCGCCAAGTCACTGATAAAGATGCTGTCAAACAAAGACTGACTGTGTTTGTGGAGGACAACGGGCAGCCCTCTCGTTCAGCTACAGTCATTGTTAATGTGGCAGTGGCGGACAGCTACCCTGAAGTGCTGTCAGAGTTCACTGACTTTACGCACGACAAGGAGTACAATGACAACCTGACTTTTTACTTAGTGCTGGCTTTGGCTGTAGTTTCCTTTCTCTTCATCACGTGTTTAGTGGTTATTATATCAGTGAAAATCTACAGATGGAGACAGTCTCACATCCTGTATCACTCCAGTctcccggtgattccatattatcCACCACGTTACTCAGACACTTTGGGGACAAGGACTCTGCCACACATGTACAACTACGAGGTGTGCAGGACGACTGACTCCAGAAAGAGTGACTGTAAGTTCGGCACAGCTGGTAGTCAGAATGTGCTGATAATGGACCCCAGTTCTACAGGAACAATGCAAAGGATACAGAGTGAAAAGAACATCCTCGATGAACCAGATTCTCCTTTAGAGGTTAGTCATTTACGTTTTCTTCTCACCCCTAAACCTATTTCATATGTGGCAGTCACATTTGGAAAACAGCAGTTTTGTTGTCCTTCTGCAGTCAGCACCTTGGACAGTGGTATAGTAGTGTTTTCCCGTCTGTTTTTGGAGTGA
- the LOC117519836 gene encoding protocadherin beta-16-like isoform X1, which yields MEYNKTEEKNKPDRTMARQVLLFFSLLSLCSVRAQISYSIPEEMAKGSLVGNIAHDLGLDLKRLTSGKARIYTKNSQEHIELSRERGVLLVKERIDREALCTEMTLCALHFQIILENPMEFYTVTVQITDINDNPPTFEKGEMKFQISESAVSGAKFVLERAVDRDVGKNGVQRYELKPTDHFSMKLHSDADGNQKVEMILQKPLDREKNDQLHLVLTAVDGGDPQMSGTMQIIITVLDVNDNAPVFTQRTYKATITENSPTGTIVATVTASDADQGSNGKITYLITDTLNVRKIFDINEENGEISLIGPVDFEKSRFFQINILATDDGGLTDSCKLVVDVQDINDNKPEMNIMSKSNIISEDAKINTVVTMINIEDQDSGENGHVNCFTNENTPFVLKTSTNNFYSLVTDSELDRERSSEYNITVTCSDEGVPSLSSSVTLTLQISDVNDNAPVFDKSSYEAYIVENNTPGLSIFTVKATDADWNQNARVSYILEDSSVNGVSVSSYVSVSADSGVIHAVRSLDYEQIKDFKFRVKAQDGGSPPLSSNVTVKIVIQDQNDNAPQVLYPVQTGGSVVAEMVPRSADVGYLVTKVVAVDVDSGQNAWLSYKLQKATDRALFEVGLQNGEIRTIRQVTDKDAVKQRLTVFVEDNGQPSRSATVIVNVAVADSYPEVLSEFTDFTHDKEYNDNLTFYLVLALAVVSFLFITCLVVIISVKIYRWRQSRILYHSSLPVIPYCPPRYSDTLGTGTLPHVYNYKVCRTSDSRKSDCKFGTAGSQNVLIMDPSSTGTMQGIQNEKNILDEPDSPLEVS from the exons GAGG AAA AAAATAAACCGGACAGAACAATGGCACGGCAAGTActgctgtttttctctctcctttctctctgCTCGGTGCGCGCTCAGATCAGCTACTCTATTCCAGAGGAAATGGCCAAAGGATCGTTAGTTGGCAACATCGCGCATGATTTAGGTTTAGATCTGAAACGTTTAACATCAGGCAAAGCTCGGATCTACACGAAGAACAGCCAGGAACACATCGAGCTGAGCAGAGAAAGAGGAGTCCTCCTCGTCAAAGAAAGGATCGACAGAGAGGCGCTGTGCACGGAGATGACGCTGTGTGCGTTacattttcagatcattttagAGAATCCGATGGAGTTTTACACCGTTACAGTCCAGATTACAGACATTAATGATAATCCACCAACATTTGAAAAAGGAGAAATGAAATTTCAAATTAGTGAGTCCGCGGTCTCAGGAGCAAAATTTGTCCTGGAACGAGCTGTGGATCGTGACGTCGGAAAGAATGGTGTTCAAAGATATGAGTTAAAACCAACCGATCATTTTTCTATGAAACTGCACAGCGACGCTGACGGAAATCAAAAGGTCGAAATGATTCTACAGAAACCTctagacagagagaaaaacgATCAGCTGCATCTGGTGTTAACGGCTGTAGACGGAGGAGACCCGCAGATGTCAGGAACAATGCAGATTATTATTACGGTTTTAGACGTTAATGATAACGCTCCCGTTTTTACGCAGCGCACATATAAAGCTACAATTACTGAGAACTCACCTACAGGAACTATTGTCGCCACAGTTACAGCCTCAGACGCGGATCAGGGATCAAATGGAAAAATTACGTATTTAATCACGGATACTCTAAATGTGAGAAAAATATTTGACATAAATGAAGAAAACGGTGAGATTTCCTTAATTGGACCCGTTGACTTTGAAAAGTCACGTTTTTTTCAAATAAACATACTTGCCACTGATGACGGAGGTCTGACTGATTCTTGCAAATTGGTTGTTGATGTGCAAGATATAAATGACAACAAGCCAGAAATGAACATAATGTCAAAGTCAAATATTATTTCAGAGGATGCCAAAATTAATACCGTAGTAACAATGATAAACATCGAGGACCAAGACTCGGGAGAAAACGGACATGTAAATTGCTTTACTAATGAAAATACACCTTTTGTTTTAAAAACATCAACAAATAATTTCTACAGTCTCGTTACAGACAGTGAGTTAGACAGAGAGAGATCCTCTGAGTATAATATCACAGTGACCTGCTCTGATGAGGGAGTGCCCTCCCTCTCCAGCAGTGTCACTCTGACCTTACAGATCTCAGATGTGAATGATAACGCGCCTGTCTTTGACAAGAGCTCATATGAGGCCTACATTGTAGAAAACAACACACCAGGCCTCTCTATATTCACAGTGAAAGCCACAGACGCTGACTGGAACCAAAACGCGCGTGTTTCTTACATACTGGAGGACTCCTCTGTTAATGGAGTGTCCGTCTCCTCATATGTGTCAGTTAGTGCTGATAGTGGAGTCATCCACGCAGTGCGCTCTTTGGACTACGAGCAGATCAAGGACTTCAAGTTCCGCGTCAaagcgcaggatggaggctccccTCCACTCAGTAGTAACGTGACTGTGAAAATAGTGATCCAGGACCAGAACGACAACGCTCCTCAGGTTCTGTACCCGGTCCAGACTGGAGGCTCTGTGGTGGCTGAGATGGTTCCTCGTTCAGCAGATGTGGGCTATCTGGTGACTAAAGTGGTGGCTGTTGATGTGGACTCTGGACAGAATGCCTGGCTCTCCTATAAACTGCAGAAAGCCACAGACAGGGCGCTGTTTGAAGTGGGTTTACAGAATGGAGAAATAAGAACTATCCGCCAAGTCACTGATAAAGATGCTGTCAAACAAAGACTGACTGTGTTCGTGGAGGACAACGGGCAGCCCTCTCGTTCAGCTACAGTCATTGTTAATGTGGCGGTGGCGGACAGCTACCCTGAAGTGCTGTCGGAGTTCACTGACTTTACGCATGACAAGGAGTACAATGACAACCTGACTTTTTACTTAGTGCTGGCTTTGGCTGTAGTTTCCTTTCTCTTCATCACGTGTTTAGTGGTTATTATATCAGTGAAAATCTACAGATGGAGACAGTCTCGCATCCTGTATCACTCCAGTctcccggtgattccatattgtCCACCACGTTACTCAGACACTTTGGGGACAGGGACTCTGCCACATGTGTACAACTACAAGGTGTGCAGGACGAGTGACTCCAGAAAGAGTGACTGTAAGTTTGGCACAGCTGGTAGTCAGAACGTGCTGATAATGGACCCCAGTTCTACAGGAACCATGCAGGGGATACAGAATGAAAAGAACATCCTGGATGAACCAGACTCTCCTCTAGAGGTTAGTTGA
- the LOC117519843 gene encoding protocadherin beta-16-like: protein MARQVLLFFSLLSLCSVRAQISYSIPEEMAKGSLVGNIAHDLGLDLKRLISGKARIYTKNNEDHIELSRERGVLLVKERIDREALCTEMTLCALHFQIILENPMEFYMVTVQITDINDNPPIFEKGKTEFKISESAITGAKFAIDTAVDLDVGINGVQGYELKPNDNFLLKRHDSMSGDKNVEMVLQKPLDREKNEQLHLVLTAVDGGDPQMSGTMQIIITVLDVNDNAPVFTQHTYKATVTENSPTGTIVATVTASDADQGSNSKIMYSIKNTLDNVKEMFDLNEETGEISLVGNIDFEKSQNFEIKLLASDHGGLTDSSKLIVFVQDVNDNNPQINIMSKSNVISEDAEINTVVTMINTEDRDSGENGHVNCFINENTPFVLKTSTNNFYSLVTDSELDRERSSEYNITVTCSDEGVPSLSSSVTLTLQISDVNDNAPVFEKSSYEAYIVENNTPGLSIFTVKATDADWNQNARVSYILEDSSVNGVSVSSYVSVSADSGVIHAVRSLDYEQIKDFQFRVKAQDGGSPPLSSNVTVKIVIQDQNDNAPQVLYPVQTGESVVAEMVPRSADVGYLVTKVVAVDVDSGQNAWLSYKLQKATDRALFEVGLQNGEIRTVRQVTDKDAVKQRLTVFVEDNGQPSRSATVIVNVAVADSYPEVLSEFTDFTHDKEYNDNLTFYLVLALAVVSFLFITCLVVIISVKIYRWRQSRILYHSSLPVIPYYPPRYSDTLGTGTLPHVYNYEVCRTNDCRKSDCKFGTAGSQNVLIMDPSSTGTIQRIQSEKNILDEPDSPLEVR from the coding sequence ATGGCACGGCAAGTActgctgtttttctctctcctttctctctgCTCGGTGCGCGCACAGATCAGCTACTCTATTCCAGAGGAAATGGCCAAAGGATCATTAGTTGGCAACATCGCGCATGACTTAGGTTTAGATTTGAAACGTTTAATATCAGGTAAAGCTCGGATCTACACAAAGAACAATGAGGATCACATCGAGCTGAGCAGAGAAAGAGGAGTCCTCCTCGTCAAAGAAAGGATCGACAGAGAGGCGCTGTGCACGGAGATGACGCTGTGTGCGTTacattttcagatcattttagAGAATCCCATGGAGTTTTATATGGTTACTGTACAGATTACTGATATTAATGATAATCCGCCAATATTTGAAAAGGgaaaaacagaatttaaaatCAGTGAGTCGGCGATCACAGGAGCAAAATTTGCCATCGACACGGCTGTAGATCTTGATGTCGGAATTAATGGCGTTCAAGGATACGAATTAAAACCAAATGATAATTTCCTTTTGAAACGGCATGATAGTATGAGTGGAGATAAAAACGTTGAAATGGTTTTACAGAAACCTctagacagagagaaaaacgAGCAGCTGCATCTGGTGTTAACGGCTGTAGACGGAGGAGACCCGCAGATGTCAGGAACAATGCAAATTATTATTACGGTTTTAGACGTTAATGATAACGCTCCCGTTTTTACGCAGCACACATATAAAGCTACAGTTACTGAGAACTCACCTACAGGAACTATTGTCGCCACAGTTACAGCCTCAGACGCAGATCAGGGATCAAACAGCAAAATTATGTATTCAATCAAGAATACGTTGGACAACGTAAAGGAAATGTTTGATCTAAATGAAGAAACAGGTGAAATTTCGTTAGTTGGAAATATTGATTTTGAAAAGTCACAAAATTTTGAAATAAAACTACTCGCTAGTGATCATGGAGGACTCACTGATTCTTCTAAATTAATTGTATTTGTGCAAGATGTAAATGACAACAATCCACAAATTAACATAATGTCAAAATCAAACGTAATTTCAGAGGATGCCGAAATTAATACTGTAGTTACAATGATAAACACTGAGGACAGAGACTCGGGAGAAAACGGACATGTAAACTGCTTTATTAATGAAAATACACCTTTTGTTTTAAAAACATCAACAAATAATTTCTACAGTCTCGTTACAGACAGTGAGTTAGACAGAGAGAGATCCTCTGAGTATAATATCACAGTGACCTGCTCTGATGAGGGAGTGCCCTCCCTCTCCAGCAGCGTCACTCTGACCTTACAGATCTCAGATGTGAATGATAACGCGCCTGTCTTTGAGAAGAGCTCATATGAGGCCTACATTGTAGAAAACAACACACCAGGCCTCTCTATATTCACAGTGAAAGCCACAGATGCTGACTGGAACCAGAACGCGCGTGTTTCTTACATACTGGAGGACTCCTCTGTTAACGGAGTGTCCGTCTCCTCATATGTGTCAGTTAGTGCTGATAGTGGAGTCATCCACGCAGTGCGCTCTTTGGACTACGAGCAGATCAAGGACTTCCAGTTCCGTGTCAAAGCGCAGGATGGAGGTTCCCCTCCACTCAGTAGTAACGTGACTGTGAAAATAGTGATCCAGGACCAGAACGACAACGCCCCTCAGGTTCTGTACCCGGTCCAGACTGGAGAATCTGTGGTGGCTGAGATGGTTCCTCGTTCAGCAGATGTGGGCTATCTGGTGACTAAAGTGGTGGCTGTTGATGTGGACTCTGGACAGAATGCCTGGCTCTCCTATAAACTGCAGAAAGCCACAGACAGGGCGCTGTTTGAAGTGGGTTTACAGAATGGAGAAATAAGAACTGTCCGCCAAGTCACTGATAAAGATGCTGTCAAACAAAGACTGACTGTGTTCGTGGAGGACAACGGGCAGCCCTCTCGTTCAGCTACAGTCATTGTTAACGTGGCGGTGGCGGACAGCTACCCTGAAGTGCTGTCGGAGTTCACTGACTTTACGCACGACAAGGAGTACAATGACAACCTGACTTTTTACTTAGTGCTGGCTTTGGCTGTAGTTTCCTTTCTCTTCATCACGTGTTTAGTGGTTATTATATCAGTGAAAATCTACAGATGGAGACAGTCTCGCATCCTGTATCACTCCAGTctcccggtgattccatattatcCACCACGTTACTCAGACACTTTGGGGACAGGGACTCTGCCACACGTGTACAACTACGAGGTGTGCAGGACGAATGACTGCAGAAAGAGTGACTGTAAGTTCGGCACAGCTGGTAGTCAGAACGTGCTGATAATGGACCCCAGTTCTACAGGAACCATACAGCGGATACAGAGTGAAAAGAACATCCTGGATGAACCAGACTCTCCTCTAGAGGTGAGGTGA
- the LOC117519836 gene encoding protocadherin beta-16-like isoform X2 → MARQVLLFFSLLSLCSVRAQISYSIPEEMAKGSLVGNIAHDLGLDLKRLTSGKARIYTKNSQEHIELSRERGVLLVKERIDREALCTEMTLCALHFQIILENPMEFYTVTVQITDINDNPPTFEKGEMKFQISESAVSGAKFVLERAVDRDVGKNGVQRYELKPTDHFSMKLHSDADGNQKVEMILQKPLDREKNDQLHLVLTAVDGGDPQMSGTMQIIITVLDVNDNAPVFTQRTYKATITENSPTGTIVATVTASDADQGSNGKITYLITDTLNVRKIFDINEENGEISLIGPVDFEKSRFFQINILATDDGGLTDSCKLVVDVQDINDNKPEMNIMSKSNIISEDAKINTVVTMINIEDQDSGENGHVNCFTNENTPFVLKTSTNNFYSLVTDSELDRERSSEYNITVTCSDEGVPSLSSSVTLTLQISDVNDNAPVFDKSSYEAYIVENNTPGLSIFTVKATDADWNQNARVSYILEDSSVNGVSVSSYVSVSADSGVIHAVRSLDYEQIKDFKFRVKAQDGGSPPLSSNVTVKIVIQDQNDNAPQVLYPVQTGGSVVAEMVPRSADVGYLVTKVVAVDVDSGQNAWLSYKLQKATDRALFEVGLQNGEIRTIRQVTDKDAVKQRLTVFVEDNGQPSRSATVIVNVAVADSYPEVLSEFTDFTHDKEYNDNLTFYLVLALAVVSFLFITCLVVIISVKIYRWRQSRILYHSSLPVIPYCPPRYSDTLGTGTLPHVYNYKVCRTSDSRKSDCKFGTAGSQNVLIMDPSSTGTMQGIQNEKNILDEPDSPLEVS, encoded by the exons ATGGCACGGCAA GTActgctgtttttctctctcctttctctctgCTCGGTGCGCGCTCAGATCAGCTACTCTATTCCAGAGGAAATGGCCAAAGGATCGTTAGTTGGCAACATCGCGCATGATTTAGGTTTAGATCTGAAACGTTTAACATCAGGCAAAGCTCGGATCTACACGAAGAACAGCCAGGAACACATCGAGCTGAGCAGAGAAAGAGGAGTCCTCCTCGTCAAAGAAAGGATCGACAGAGAGGCGCTGTGCACGGAGATGACGCTGTGTGCGTTacattttcagatcattttagAGAATCCGATGGAGTTTTACACCGTTACAGTCCAGATTACAGACATTAATGATAATCCACCAACATTTGAAAAAGGAGAAATGAAATTTCAAATTAGTGAGTCCGCGGTCTCAGGAGCAAAATTTGTCCTGGAACGAGCTGTGGATCGTGACGTCGGAAAGAATGGTGTTCAAAGATATGAGTTAAAACCAACCGATCATTTTTCTATGAAACTGCACAGCGACGCTGACGGAAATCAAAAGGTCGAAATGATTCTACAGAAACCTctagacagagagaaaaacgATCAGCTGCATCTGGTGTTAACGGCTGTAGACGGAGGAGACCCGCAGATGTCAGGAACAATGCAGATTATTATTACGGTTTTAGACGTTAATGATAACGCTCCCGTTTTTACGCAGCGCACATATAAAGCTACAATTACTGAGAACTCACCTACAGGAACTATTGTCGCCACAGTTACAGCCTCAGACGCGGATCAGGGATCAAATGGAAAAATTACGTATTTAATCACGGATACTCTAAATGTGAGAAAAATATTTGACATAAATGAAGAAAACGGTGAGATTTCCTTAATTGGACCCGTTGACTTTGAAAAGTCACGTTTTTTTCAAATAAACATACTTGCCACTGATGACGGAGGTCTGACTGATTCTTGCAAATTGGTTGTTGATGTGCAAGATATAAATGACAACAAGCCAGAAATGAACATAATGTCAAAGTCAAATATTATTTCAGAGGATGCCAAAATTAATACCGTAGTAACAATGATAAACATCGAGGACCAAGACTCGGGAGAAAACGGACATGTAAATTGCTTTACTAATGAAAATACACCTTTTGTTTTAAAAACATCAACAAATAATTTCTACAGTCTCGTTACAGACAGTGAGTTAGACAGAGAGAGATCCTCTGAGTATAATATCACAGTGACCTGCTCTGATGAGGGAGTGCCCTCCCTCTCCAGCAGTGTCACTCTGACCTTACAGATCTCAGATGTGAATGATAACGCGCCTGTCTTTGACAAGAGCTCATATGAGGCCTACATTGTAGAAAACAACACACCAGGCCTCTCTATATTCACAGTGAAAGCCACAGACGCTGACTGGAACCAAAACGCGCGTGTTTCTTACATACTGGAGGACTCCTCTGTTAATGGAGTGTCCGTCTCCTCATATGTGTCAGTTAGTGCTGATAGTGGAGTCATCCACGCAGTGCGCTCTTTGGACTACGAGCAGATCAAGGACTTCAAGTTCCGCGTCAaagcgcaggatggaggctccccTCCACTCAGTAGTAACGTGACTGTGAAAATAGTGATCCAGGACCAGAACGACAACGCTCCTCAGGTTCTGTACCCGGTCCAGACTGGAGGCTCTGTGGTGGCTGAGATGGTTCCTCGTTCAGCAGATGTGGGCTATCTGGTGACTAAAGTGGTGGCTGTTGATGTGGACTCTGGACAGAATGCCTGGCTCTCCTATAAACTGCAGAAAGCCACAGACAGGGCGCTGTTTGAAGTGGGTTTACAGAATGGAGAAATAAGAACTATCCGCCAAGTCACTGATAAAGATGCTGTCAAACAAAGACTGACTGTGTTCGTGGAGGACAACGGGCAGCCCTCTCGTTCAGCTACAGTCATTGTTAATGTGGCGGTGGCGGACAGCTACCCTGAAGTGCTGTCGGAGTTCACTGACTTTACGCATGACAAGGAGTACAATGACAACCTGACTTTTTACTTAGTGCTGGCTTTGGCTGTAGTTTCCTTTCTCTTCATCACGTGTTTAGTGGTTATTATATCAGTGAAAATCTACAGATGGAGACAGTCTCGCATCCTGTATCACTCCAGTctcccggtgattccatattgtCCACCACGTTACTCAGACACTTTGGGGACAGGGACTCTGCCACATGTGTACAACTACAAGGTGTGCAGGACGAGTGACTCCAGAAAGAGTGACTGTAAGTTTGGCACAGCTGGTAGTCAGAACGTGCTGATAATGGACCCCAGTTCTACAGGAACCATGCAGGGGATACAGAATGAAAAGAACATCCTGGATGAACCAGACTCTCCTCTAGAGGTTAGTTGA